A genomic region of Papaver somniferum cultivar HN1 chromosome 7, ASM357369v1, whole genome shotgun sequence contains the following coding sequences:
- the LOC113292585 gene encoding peroxidase 11-like, protein MAKPHSMENPLFFPLALLIIFTIGITTHANPTLTLDYYLSSCPNALDIVRKEMECIVQSEPRMAASVLRLHFHDCFVQGCDASILLDETITLQGEKKAPQSKNSLRGFDVIDRIKNKLESECPGIVSCADLLTIAARDAVILVGGPYWHVPLGRKDSISASYIKAKTNLPTSDQNLVPLMAKFMFHGFSVTDMVALIGAHTIGLARCKNFRERIYGDFEGTIDQSNPISQSYLEKLKSGCSAIPTAIDENHTTAMDYVTPYIFDNSFYQILLRGEGLLNSDQEMYSSLFGIETKKIVRKFAEDGLAFFNQFSDSMVKMGNIINPDTIETGEVRKNCRFVNT, encoded by the exons ATGGCAAAACCCCATAGTATGGAGAATCCCCTATTCTTTCCACTGGCTTTGCTTATCATTTTCACCATTGGCATAACCACACATGCGAATCCAACACTAACGTTGGACTATTATCTGTCGTCGTGTCCTAATGCTTTAGACATTGTAAGGAAAGAGATGGAATGTATTGTACAATCCGAACCACGTATGGCTGCTTCCGTATTAAGGTTGCATTTTCATGATTGTTTTGTTCAG GGATGTGATGCTTCGATTTTGCTCGACGAAACAATTACACTTCAAGGTGAAAAGAAAGCACCACAAAGCAAGAACTCTCTCAGAGGATTCGATGTTATCGATAGGATAAAAAACAAGCTAGAATCTGAGTGCCCGGGAATTGTATCGTGTGCAGATTTATTAACCATTGCTGCTAGAGATGCTGTAATCCTG GTTGGTGGACCGTACTGGCATGTGCCATTGGGAAGAAAAGATTCAATATCTGCAAGTTATATTAAAGCCAAGACTAATCTTCCTACCTCCGATCAAAACCTAGTCCCTCTCATGGCCAAGTTCATGTTTCATGGTTTCTCCGTCACAGATATGGTTGCTCTTATTG GTGCACATACAATTGGCTTAGCGCGATGCAAAAACTTCCGTGAAAGAATTTATGGAGATTTTGAAGGAACTATAGACCAGAGTAATCCCATAAGTCAGAGCTACCTTGAAAAACTAAAATCTGGTTGCTCAGCTATTCCAACAGCAATAGATGAAAATCATACAACTGCAATGGATTATGTTACACCATATATTTTTGACAATTCTTTTTATCAAATACTACTAAGAGGAGAAGGATTACTTAACTCAGACCAAGAAATGTATTCAAGTCTTTTCGGGATTGAAACGAAGAAGATCGTTCGTAAATTCGCAGAAGATGGGCTTGCTTTCTTTAATCAGTTCTCTGATTCTATGGTGAAGATGGGAAATATCATTAATCCTGAtactattgagactggggaagtAAGAAAGAATTGTAGATTTGTGAACACTTGA